The DNA region TCCGGGCCGGATCGGTCGCCCCCGTGAAGGCGCCCGAGGCGTCCCGCGCCCGGAAGAAGCCGGTCGAGGGGTCGAAGATCCGCCGGTAGTTCTGTGCGCGGGCGGCGTACCGCTCGGCGTCCGCCTCGTGCCCGAGATCCCGTGCCATCTGGGCGAGCATCGCGTCGGACAGGGCGTACTCCAGCGTCGCGGACGCCCCGTGGTCGTAGTCCGAGTCACCGGGCTTGGCGTGCGGGCGGCCCTTGAGGCGGGGCACGAATCCGTCGGCGATGTACTCCTTGTTGCCCTCCCGGCCGAGCGCGGGCGAGTCGGCGGGCGGCACCCCGTCGGCGTTCTTCCTGAGCGCCCGGTAGGTCCGCTCCTCGTGCCCCTCCAGCAGACCCTGCTGGTAGGCGTTGGTGAGGAACGGGGTGACCGGGTCACCGGTCATGATGTTCGTCTCGACCGTCCCGTAGCCCCACTTGGGCAGCCAGCCGCCCTCCTCGTCGATCTTCAGGACGGACAGCGCCATGTCACGCGACTCACGCGGCGCGAGCAGGGCCAGGAGCTGTGCCTGGGTGCGGTACGTGTCCCAGAGCGACCAGTTCTGGTAGTAGGTGAACCCCTTCTCACGGTGGATCTTCCTGTCCCAGCCGGTGTAGCGGCCGTCCGCGTCGCTGCCGATGTTCGGGGCGAGGAAGGAGCGGTAGAGAGAGGAGTAGAAGGTCCGCCGGAGCGTGTCCTCGCCGCCTCGCACCCGTACGTCGTCGAGCCGGTCCTCCCAGGCCCGCCGCGCCGAGTCCCGGACGCTGTCGAAGGAGCGGCCTCCTTCGGAGCGGAGGTTCACGGCCGCTCCGCGTGCGTCCACGTACGACAGCGCGGTGGTCGCCTCGACCGTGCGGTCCTTGGTCGTGTCGAAGCGGAGGTACGCGCCGGTGCGGCCCGTGCCGGTCGAGCGGGTCGAGCCCTCGGTGACCGTGTCGCCCTGCCAGGTGCCGGAGGTGGTGAACGGCCGGTCGAAGCGGGTGAGGGTGTGGACGGTGTAGGGCCCTGTGGCCCGGCAGAAGCCGCTGCCGGTGATCGTGCTGCGTACGGTGCGGTCGTCCAGGATCTCGATCGTCGTGGAGACCGTCTTGTGCAGCGACTGGCCGGCGTTCAGGAGGACGTTCGCCTTGTCCGTGGCCGGAAAGGTGTAGCGCTGCACACCGGTGCGCGCGGTGGCGGTCAGTTCTGCGTCGATGCCGCTCTTCAGGCCTACCTCGTAGTGGCCGGGGCTCGCCTTCTCGGAGTCGTGGCCGAACTCTGCGGCGTACTTCGCGTAGTCGGTCTGTGCGACGTCACCCGTCGTCGGCAGGACCGGCAGATCCCCGCCGAGGCGGCAGCCGACACCGGACAGGTGCACGAGGGAGAAGCCGCGAATGTGACGCTGCGAGTAGTCGTAGCCGGTGTTGTGCCCGGTGTCCGGGGACAGCTGCACCATGCCGAAGGGCACGGCGGCGCCCGGGAAGGTGTTGCCCTCGTTCTGGGTGCCGATGAACGGGTTGACCAGCTCGGTGAGCCGGTCCTCCCCCGGCTCGGCGGCCCGTACGGCGGGAGCGGTGAGCCCGCCGCCCAGCCCGAGCAGGGCGGCAGCGATCACCGCTGCCGTACGCGGGCGCGGGCGTCCGGTCCATCTCATACGCAGGTCCTCCGTGTCGGGCTTGATCACCGTGCGGTCGTACTTATGAGACCGCTCGGCCCGCCCGTCACCTCGGACCTGCCGGGGTGGGCCGCGCCATTGCCACCCCGGCAGCCCAACGTGCCCGGCCGCTACGACACGTGCTGGCCCTTCCCCAGCCCGATCACACCGCCCTTGGAGACCGTGTAGAGCTCCTGGTCCCGCTCCGGGTTGACGCCGATCGTCGCTCCCGGGGGCACCTGTACGTTCTTGTCGAGGACCGCGCCGCGCACGACAGCGCCCCGCCCGATGTGCACGTTGTCGTGCAGCACCGAGCCCTGGACGACCGCGCCCGGGTCGACGACGACGCCCGGCGAGAGGACCGAACGGGTGACCTGGCCGCGGATCAGGCAGCCCGCGCTGATGATGGACTCGCTCGCGATACCGCCGGCGTTGAAGCGGGCCGGCGACAGCTGGCCCGAATGGGTGTAGATGGGCCAGCTGCGGTTGTAGAGGTTGAAGGCGGGCCGCTCGGCGATCAGGTCCATGTGGGCGTCGTAGTACGCGTCGAGGGTCCCGACGTCACGCCAGTAGCCCTGGTCGCGGACCGTCTCGCCGGGCACGTGGTTCTGGCTGAAGTCGTACAGCTGGGCCTCGCCCCGGTCGGTGAGCGTCGGCAGGATCGAACCGCCCATGTCGTGCACGGAGTTCTCGTCCTCGGCGTCCCGGTGCAGCGCCTCCACCAGCGTCTTGGTGGTGAAGATGTAGTTGCCCATGGAGGCGAAGACGCACTCCGGGTCGTCCGGGAGACCCGGCGGGTCGGCCGGCTTCTCCAGGAAGCCCCGGACGCTCTGGCCGTCCGTCCCGGGAGAGATGACTCCGAAGGCCGACGATTCGGCCCGGGGCACGCGGATGCCCGCGACGGTCACTCCCGCACCGCTCTCGATGTGCTGGGTCAGCATCTGCCGCGGGTCCATGCGGTAGACGTGGTCGGCGCCGAACACCGCGATGTAGTCGGGCTGTTCGTCGTGCACGAGGTTCAGCGACTGCAGGAGCGCGTCGGCACTGCCCAGGTACCAGCGCGGGCCGAGCCGCTGCTGGGCCGGGACCGGCGTCACGTAGTTGCCCAGAAGGCTGGACATCCGCCAGGTCGTGGTGATGTGCCGGTCGAGCGAGTGCGACTTGTACTGCGTCAGGACACAGATGCGCAGGATGTCGGCGTTGACGAGATTGGAGAGTACGAAATCCACCAGGCGATACGTTCCGCCAAAAGTAACCGCGGGTTTCGCACGGTCGGCGGTCAGGGGCATCAACCGCTTGCCCTCACCACCCGCCAGTACGATTCCCAGCACCGAAGGTCCACCGCGTCGCATGCCGCCGCCCCTCTACCGCCCGGTTCGGGCCACGTTCTTGAACTACACCTGCCGGAGGACTACCCCCGTGGACGGGCGATCCGCACCCGCTGACTACTCCTGTTTGAGGATTTCCTCGTACAGCTGGACGGTCCGCCGGGCCACCGCGTCCCATCCGAACTCCCGCACCGCCCGCTCCCGCCCCGCCTCGCCCATGCGCCGGGCGGCCTGCGGATCGGCGAGCAGAGAGTCGAGGGCACGTGCCAGCTGCGCGACGTTCTCCTCGGCGGACTCCTCGACGGACACCAGCAGCCCGGTCTCGCCGTCCGCGACGACCTCGGGAATCCCGCCCACCCGCGAGGCCACGACGGCCGTGCCGCAGGCCATCGCCTCCAGGTTGACGATGCCCAGGGGCTCGTACACCGAGGGGCAGACGAACACGGCCGCATGGGTGAGGAGTTGGATCACGTCCGGACGCGGCAGCATCTGCGGGATCCAGTGCACACCCTCGCGGACGCCGCTGAGCTCCTGGAACAGCTCGCGGAACTCCTGATCGATCTCCGGTGTGTCCGGGGCTCCCGCGCACAGCACGACCTGTGCGGCCGGGTCGATGTCCCGTACCGCGCGCAGCAGCTGGGGCACGCCCTTCTGGCGGGTGATGCGGCCGACGAACAGAACGTACGGGCGGGCGAGGTCGAGGCCGATGCGGTCGATCACGTCCGTGCCATGGTCCGGCGTGTAGAGGGAGGTGTCGATGCCGTTGTGCACGACGCGCACCTTCGCCGGGTCCAGGGACGGGTAGCAGCCGAGGATGTCCTCGCGCATGGCCGTGGAGACGGCGATCACGGCGTCCGCGGCTTCTATGGCGCTGCGCTCGGCCCAGCTGGAGAGGGCGTAGCCGCCGCCGAGCTGCTCGGCCTTCCAGGGGCGCAGCGGCTCCAGGGAGTGGGCGGTCATGATGTGCGGGATGCCGTAGAGCAGCTTCGCCATGTGGCCGGCGAGGTTGGCGTACCAGGTGTGCGAGTGGACGAGTTCGCGGCCTTCGAGGGCGGCGGCGATGGAGAGGTCCACGGAGAAGGTGCGCAGCGCGTCGTTCGCGCCGTCGAGCGTGGGCCAGGGCCGGTGTCGTACGACCCCGCCCGCGGCGCCCTCGCCCCAGCAGTGCACGTCCAGGTCGGTGAGGGGCCTCAACTCCCGGGCGAGGAACTCGACATGGACCCCCGCACCGCCGTACACGTCCGGCGGGTACTCCCGGGAAAGCAGTCCCACACGCACCCGGAACCCCCTGTCTCAGCGGCTGGTTCCCACATGGTCACCCAGAAGTGGCTCTTGGGGAAGACCGCGAGGGAAGGCACACCTCACAGCTCGGCACCACGGTGCTCACAGGCGGCGCGGAGGACGTACGAAACAGCAGTCCCCGCACACTCCGCCACCGGGTACCCGGTAGTAGAGGCAGCAGCTGCGCCGGCGGAACGCCGTGCCGTTCAGCGTGCCGGTGTCCCGCAGGTCCGGGTGGTCGAAGAGTTCGGCGGCGAGTGAGCGGGCCCGGTCGCCCACCTCCGGTCGGCCGTTGGTGCGCGCCCAGCGGTCGAGTTCGCGTGCGGCTCCCGCGAGCGCGGAGGCCGCGTTGCCCCGCAGCAGTCCCGCGGACACGGGCTGCCGGGCCCGCAGCGCCCTCGCGAGCGGTTCGAGATGGCCGTCCTGTACGACCCGCCGGACGGTGGCCGCGTCGCCGGGCAGGGCGCGCGTCTCGGCCAGCCAGAGGTCGTCGGGCGCGCTGCCGTCCGCGTCCCAGTGCAGCAGCCGGGGGTCGAGGTCGGGAATCCGTCCATAGAGCGCGGCCGCGCCCAGGGCCACCGACCACAGCCGGGCGGCGAGTCCCTGCTGCGCCACCGAGACCCCGATACGCGTCTCGGGCGCGTCCAGCAGTCGCACGACCTTACGGACACGGAAAGTGAGCGGATCGGACTCGACGGTGACGCTCCGTGTCTCGTAGACCTCCGCGAGCGTCGGCAACGACGGCCGTCCCGTGCGCAGGGCGAAGAAACCTTCGAGAGAGGCCAGTCGATTGAGATCGGGATCGAGGTTCACGGAGACCAAGTACACCAAGGGGGCATAACGGAGCCACTAGGGGGGTTGTAGCCGGTGTCACCCGACCTGGGGAGGACTAGGCCCAAGACGTACTCCATCGGCAGTAGGACCCAATGACTGCTCAGGTACGACGACACGGGCGCTTTCAAAAGGGATCGTATTAACCATGGAAGCCGACCGATCGCCGCACCGGACTCCCCGCCTTCGGGAGAACGTCCGTCACATGCAGAGGAGGAGCGACACATGAACGCACTCGTGCTGTCTGTGCTGCTCTCTCTCGTCTCCGCCGTCGCGTACGCCGGCGGGGCGATCGTGCAGGAACGGGTCGCGGCGAACACGCCCGGCACCACCTACGCGCCCATGCACCAGCTCGCCTGGTGGATCGCGGTCGGCCTCAACGCCCTCGGCGGGCTGCTGCACGTCGTGGCGCTCGCCTACGGCCCGCTCAGCCTGGTCCAGCCGCTGGGCGCGCTGACCATCGTCTTCGCACTTCCCATGGCCGCCCTCTTCGTTCGCCGCAAGGCCGGGGCGACCGCCTGGCGCGGCGCGATCATGGCGACGGTCGGTCTGGCCGGTCTGCTCGCCCTGGTCGGCACGGCAGACTCGCAGTCCCTGAACAGCACCCAGCGCGTGGTGGTGGCCCTGGTCACCGGCGGCGCCGTGGTGGCCCTGATGATGGCCGCCCGTGCGGTGCACCGGCACCCGGCCGTGCGCAGCGTGCTGCTCGCGACCGCGGCGGGTGTCGCCTTCGGTATGTCGTCGGTGTTCACGAAGACGGTCGCGGTGGACTGGACGGGCGGCGTCTCGCTCGCCGATGTGCCGAGCCTCGCCGTGATCGGCGTCCTGGCGACCGCCGGAATGCTCCTGTCGCAGGCCTCCTACCGCGGCGCCGGACTCGCCGCGCCACTGGCCACGCTGACGGTCATCAACCCCATAGTGGCCGCCGCTGTCGGCATCACGATGTTCGGCGAGACGTTCCGCTACGGCGAGACGGGCACCGCCCTCGCGCTGGGCTGCGGGGTCGTCGCCGCGGGCGGCCTGATCCTGCTCACCACGGAGCGCATCAGCGGTTCGGAGCGTACGGCGCCGGTGTCCGTGCCTGCATCCGCTCCTGTGCCGGCAACGGCCGGAGCGATGGCGGACGCGGCCGTCAGGACCGAGCCGGGCCCGGCCGTCGAGCCGAGCCGCGCCGAGGAGCCCGCCGTTCCGCCCCGCCGTGCCCTGCCTGAGCAACTCGTCCCGGCGGAGCGGCTGGTGGTCTCCACGGGAGTACGGGACGCGGAAGCACGGGACCAGGAGCGTGCGCGGGAGGACGCTCTCGCGCACGCCGCCGGACTGTTCGCCTCCGCCGCGTCACGGCAGGACGCCCTGTTGCCGCCGCCCGGGTCCAACGGACCCCCGCCGCCCGGCGACACGCCGGACGACATCGAGGGCATCGGCGAACCGTCCTGGCCGAACGGCGGCTACTACGGCCTTCCCTTCCTGCCGTTGCTCCCCGCCCCGGTGGTGATCCGCTCCAGCGTCAAATCGTGACGCCACCGGCGCGAAGATAGGCGACCGGATCGACGTCGCTGCCGAAACCGGGCCCCGTCCGCACCTCGAAGTGCAGATGCGGGCCCGAGCTGTTGCCCGTGGAACCGGAGCGGCCGATGCGCTGGCCGCTCACCACGCTCTGCCCGGCCTTCACCGAGATCGCCGACAGATGGGCGTACTGGGTGTAGCGGCCGTCGCCGTGCCGGATCACCACCTGGTAGCCGAAGGAACCGCCCCAGCCCGCGGTCACGATGCTGCCCGCGCCGACCGACTTGACGGACGTACCGGTGGGCACCGGGAAGTCGACGCCCGTGTGGTAGCCCTTCGACCAGGAGGAACCGGCGGCGTGGTACGGCGTTCCCGTACCGGCGCTCACCGGGGCGGTGAGGCCGCGCGTGGTCGACTGGGTCTTCTTCTCCGACTTCTCCTCGACCTTTGCCTTGGCCTTTTCCTTCGGCTTCCTCGCCGTCTTCTCCGACGTGTCGGAGGCGGCTCCCGCGCCCGGCGACGCCTTCGGCTTCAGGCTCAGCCGCTGACCGGGAACGATCATGTCCGGGTCGGCGCCGACCGTCCTGCGGTTGGCGTCGTACAACTGCCGCCAGCCGCCCGGAACCTCGCGGGCGCCCGCAATGCCCGAGAGCGTGTCGCCGCGGACGACGGTGTACATCTCGGCGGTGCCGGCCTGTGACTGGGGCGTGGTCTGCGGCTGTACGTCGCGGACGGTGCGCTTGGACTTCTGGGCGGACGTCCCCGAGGGGTTGATGTCGGGGGTGTCGCCGCCGCGGGTGAGCCCCGCCCGCACCGAGCAGGTCGGCCAGGCGCCGGGGCCCTGGCCCTTGAGGACCTTCTCGGCCACGGCGATCTGCTGGTCCTTGGAGGCGAGGTCGGCCCGTGCCGCGTAGGCCCTGCCGCCGTACGCCTCCCACGTGGACTGGGTGAACTGCAGCCCGCCGTAGTAGCCGTTGCCGGTGTTGATCTTCCAGTTGTTGGTGGACTCGCAGGCGGCCACCTTGTTCCAGGTGTCCACGTCTGCCGCGTTCGCGACGCCGGTACCGATGAGCGGTATCGCCATCCCGGCGCCGCCCACCGTGACGGTGAGTGAGGCGCGGTTGATCCTGTTCGGCTGATACCGGCGGTGCCGGCCGCGTACGGCCATGAAGGTGCCCCCTCGACAAGCGTCAGGAGCGGCAAAAGTAAGCGCTCCTAACAGGCCATGACAAGGGGGCAATCGGCCGCCCTATCCCGCCAAGTGACCAGGAATCGACCTTCGTTCACGGCTGTCGACGTGTCTGCCCGGGGCAGATGTGACGGCGAAGTTCGTCCGGGCACTGAGGCGGGGGCGGCTCCGCTGCGTACACACCGTCGGAAAGTCAGGATGTGCGGTCGGCGAACCTGCAAGTCAGGATGGTCGGTGGGGCAAACTGGCAGGCAAGACCGGCACTACCGATTTCAGCACCTCTAGGAGCCAACCGTATGAGCACTTCAGCCCAGATCGGCGTCACGGGACTCGCGGTCATGGGGCGCAATCTCGCCCGTAACTTCGCGCGCAACGGATACGCGGTCGCCCTGCACAACCGGACGGCGGCGCGTACGCACGCGTTGGTGGAGGAGTTCGGCAGCGAGGGCACCTTTGTCGCGACGGAGACCGCCAAGGAGTTCGTCGCCGCGCTGGAACGCCCGCGCCGCCTTGTGATCATGGTGAAGGCCGGCGAGCCGACCGACGCGGTGATCCAGGAGTTCGCCCCGCTCCTGGAGCCCGGCGACATGATCATCGATGGTGGCAACGCCCACTTCGCGGACACCCGGCGCCGGGAGCGTGAACTGCGCGAGCAGGGCATCCACTTCGTCGGCGCGGGTATCTCCGGTGGCGAGGAGGGCGCGCTGCACGGCCCGAGCATCATGCCCGGCGGTCCGGTCGAGTCGTACGAGTCGCTCGGTCCGATGCTGGAGAAGATCTCCGCGAAGGCCGCCGACGGCGCGCCGTGTGTCACGCATGTCGGTCCCGACGGCGCCGGACACTTCGTGAAGATGGTGCACAACGGCATCGAGTACGCCGACATGCAGCTGATCGGCGAGGCGTACCAGCTGCTGCGTGACGTGGCGGGCTACTCCCCCGCGCAGATCGCCGACATCTTCCGCACCTGGAACACCGGGCGGCTCGACTCCTACCTGATCGAGATCACCGCCGAGGTCCTGTCGCACGTGGACGCGGCGACGGGCAAGGCCTTCGTGGACGTGGTGCAGGACCAGGCGGAGCAGAAGGGCACGGGGCGGTGGACCGTGCAGATCGCGCTCGACCTGGGCGTTCCCGTGTCGGGCATCGCCGAGGCCGTGTTCGCGCGGTCCCTGTCGGGTCACACCGAGCTGCGTGAGGCCTCGCGGGGGCTGGCCGGGCCCAAGGCCACGGCGCTGAGCGAGGCCGAGGCCGCGGCCTTCGCCGACCGGGTGGAGCAGGCGCTGTACGCGTCGAAGATCGTGTCCTACACGCAGGGCTTCCACGAGATCGCGGCCGGCAGCGCCGAGTACGACTGGAATGTCGACCTGGGTGCGGTCTCCGCGATCTGGCGCGGCGGGTGCATCATCCGGGCGGCCTTCCTCGACCGGATCCGGGCCGCGTACGACACGCGGGCCGACCTCCCGAGCCTGCTGGCCGACGAGACGTTCGCGCAGGAGATCGCGGCGGCGCAGGACGACTGGCGGGCCGTGCTCGTCTCCGCCGTGCAGCAGGGGGTGCCCACGCCCGGGTTCGCCGCGGCGCTGGCGTACTACGACGCATTGCGTGCGGAGCGGTTGCCTGCGGCGCTCACTCAGGGGCAGCGGGACTTCTTCGGTGCGCACACCTACCGGCGGACCGACCGGGAGGGGTCGTTCCACACGCTGTGGGGCGGGGACCGGTCCGAGGTTGCGGGCTAGGCGCTCCGCGCAGGGGGTCGGTTCTCGGAGTGCGGGTCGTGGGGGCTTGTCGCGCAGTTCCCCGCACCCACAAAAGCCGGCGGGCCGGCGTGGACCATGTCCACGCCGGCCCGCCGGCTTTTGTGCGTTCTCAGCCCAGAGGGCCCGGCTGGGGCTCCGGGGGCGGGGCCGGGGCCGGATCCGGGGGCTGAGGGAGCGGGGACGGGGACGGTTCCGGGACCGGGTGGGGTTTGGGGGACGGGACCGGGTCCGGTTCCGGGAAGGGTTGGGGGTGGTCGGGGCCCGGACCGGGTGTGGGGTCCGGCTTCACGGGGTCGGGGTACGGGTGCGTCATGGCGTCCTCCAGCCAGTCGGTGTCTCGGCCCTGGACTTCTCCCACGCGTACCCGTGCGCCGCGCGCCCACTCACCCCGTCGCGGGACGAACGGGGACCAGGTGGGCCTACGCCCCGCCTGCCGCGGCCGCCCCCGCCGCGAGGCCCGGACGCGGGCTGGACAGCACCGGCACGGCGGTCGTGGTCAGCTGCTGGGCCGGAGTCATCGAAGCCTGGGCGAGGACGATCGCGTCGGCGTCCGTGACGCTGTCGGCGGCGGACGCGACGGCACGGGCGTAGGCGTCGAAATCGCCCGCCGCGAAGTGGTCCCAGGCGTCGGCCGCCAGCAGGGTGCGGACGTCGACCGGGGATCCCGCGCGGGCGGCCTCCTCCTCGACGAGGGCCACCGTCGGGCCGAGGGTGCTCTCCACCGTGGCGAGCACGACGACGCGCGGGCCGGCCGCCACGGCGGCGGCCGCCATCGGACGGTCCACCCGGAGCACGGGCACACCGGGGCGGGCGGCCTCGGCGACCGCACCGATGGTGGAGCAGGTGCAGAGCACCGCCACCGCTCCGTCGGCGACGGCCCGGTCCAGCATTGCGCGCACCTGGCCGGTCACCGCCTCCGGTCCTTCCTCCCGGGCCCGTTCCAGGAGTTCCTCGGACACGAAGTGCCGTAGTTCCAGGGACGGATGGTCCTCTTCGCGGAGCGTGTCGAAGACGGGGATGTGGACGGGCGAGGTGTGCAGCAGGGCGAGCGGTCCCATCAGAACCGGCCCGGGTGGGCGGCCAGCCACGCCTTCGCCGCGCTCAGCAGCTCGGGGTCGGCAGCCGGGGCCTCGTCGGGGTGGCGTTCGGCCCACTTGACGACGTACGGGCAGAGCGGGGCGACCGGGACTCCCTCGCGGGCCGAGACGGCGTACAGCTCACGGGCGAGGGAGCCCGCGATGCCCTTGCCCTCATGGGCGGGCTCCACGATCGTGTGGACCGGGACGAGCGCGCGGCCCGGGCTTTCGAGGACGAAGTACTCGATGTGGCCGACGACTTCGTCACCGGCGTACGCCTCAAGACGGCCGGCCGCCCGGTCGTCGCGGATCGCGGTCTCGCTCATGGTCTCTCCTCGCGGATGCGGATGGCGGTCAGGCCGAGACAGCCCGCGGGCTGCGCTCCTGGTCCGAGCCCGGCACCGGCTCGGACGGATCCGCGCCGAGGGCCACGATCCGGTTCCCGGCGTCCACGTGCACGACCCGCGGCCTCAGCGACCGGGCCTCGGCGTCGGAGACCTGAGCGTAACTGATGATGATCACCAGGTCTCCGGGGTGCACGAGGTGCGCCGCCGCGCCGTTGATACCGATGACACCGGACCCGCGCTCCCCCTCAATGACGTACGTCTCCAGGCGTGCACCGTTGTCGATGTCGACGATGTGCACCAGCTCGCCCGGCAGCAGATCGGCGGCGTCGAGGAGATCGGCGTCGATGGTCACGGATCCGACGTAGTGCAGGTCGGCCTGGGTGACCGTGGCACGGTGGATCTTGGACTTGAACATGGTACGCAGCATGGAGGCACTCCCGGACCTAGGCTCCCTGCCTGCGTTTTTGCAGGTCAAGGGCTGTTTCCTTACCTTACGGCGAGGCGCGTGTCCGGGCGGCGTTCGCAAGGTTCACAGAACTCGTGCTGACCGATTGCCGACTTCCCCGACTCATCGCCGGCTCGGATCCCGAGAAGATCTGCCGCTCCCCCCGGACCTGCGCCCCGACTACGGCCGTCAGCCTACGCATCCGCCTTCACGGAGAGCCATGACCTTCGCCACAGCGCGCCTGGGAGAGTGCCGGTCAGCGCGGCGTCAAAGGCCTTGACCAGCGGACGATATCGGCGCACGGGAACTGTTGCCGGGCGGCGGTCGGCCGGGAGCCGGTTCGTAATCGGGGTGCCCGGTGTGGGGTGCGGTCGGCTCCGCTGCCGGGCGTGGAAAGTGGTTCCGGGGTTCGCAGTCGTGTCCACGCCCCGGACCGCCTTGACTCAGGCCAGTGCGTCCATCAGCGCGGTGACGTAGGCGTCCAGCCGCTCCTCCACGGCTCGCGTCGTCAGCTCTGTCCTCCCTGTCTCCCGCCATGGCTGCGACACCGACTGCACTTCTTCCGAGAACGCCAGCGCGTCCCGCACCCGCCAGTACAGCCGCTCGCTCGCGACCGCGGCCGGCACCCCGCCGGCGTCCTCGTACGCCTCGGCGAACCGCAAGCCCCACGCGGGGCCGTGCAGCAGCGCGAGATTGGTGGAGCAGTGCGCCACATCGAGATCCGCCGGGCCCCAGGAGGTCGCCGCCCAGTCGACGACGCCGGTGATCCGGGCACCTGCCGGGCTTGGGTGCGGCACATAGAACAGCACGTTGCCGGGGTGGAAGTCCCGGTGCAGGAACCGCCCTTCACAGGGCGGCGCGGGCTTGCGGATCACGTCGATCGCAGCGGCCCATGCCGCCGCGTCGGCACCCTTCGGAGTCACGACGGTGTCGGCGGTCGTCAACGTCACATACTCCCGGGGGCGCTCGGCGGGTCGGGGCCGAAGCGCGTGGATCGCCACGAGTTGCCGGGCCAGCAGAGGGACGCGTGCCTCCAATCCCTCGTCGTCGAGGACCGTCCGGCCCTCCAGATGTGTCATCAGGAGCGATGGATACTCGCAATGCGCGGCGGTCGGATCAACCGCGACCAGCCCAGGAGCAGGCACGCCGGTCCCCGTGAGCAGGGTCAGGGCGCCGGCCTCCCTGTTCAGCCAGTCCCCGGCGTGCTCCACGTAGAACGGGTCGACGAAGCTCCGCAGCACCAGGTCACGGGTGCCACCGTCCCGCGTGCCGACGGTCAGCCGCCGCATGTCGGAGGTGATGCCGCCGTGCAGCGCCTCGGTTCGGACGATTTGTTCGCCTGCCTCCAGGTGCCGACCCACCCAAGCCCGGGTCAGCGGTCGGACAGCCACGGCCTCATAGTGATTGCTCACCGTGCCATCCGAGCAGCCGGACGGCGGCACGCGCAAAAGCTTTGTGTTGGAGGGGACGGCAACCGTGCTCCATCCTCCCGCCCGCACAACGGCACGTCTCACAGCTGCCGCAGACTCCGTTCAGGCGCCCGCATCGAGCCGTGGCCACGTGGCCGGTTCGGGGCAGTACCTCGATGGGACGGCACCGTTCACGATCCGCCTCACTGACAGCCCCAGGGCATTGGCCATCCGCGCCCCGGTACGGCCGGCCAACGCGAGCACGAGCCGGCCCGGCGACGCGGTGGTGAAGGTGGAGCAGTCCTTGATCTTCTGGAAGCCGTCTGTGACCGTTCGCGGTTGTTGGTGGTTGAGTCGCGGTGGCTTCGCTGCTGGCGCAGTTGCTGTTCACACAGGTTGGCGGGTTTTGTTCGGGAGCTCGTATCTGCGCTCCGCTCCTCTATCCTCGAGGAGGTCATCAACTACCGCATGACATCTGCCCGGTGACGGAGTCGGCGTGGGGTGCGCGTCCCCGCTCCACGTCACCACTGGACGGCTTCAGGCGCAGCCACGGGTCGGCGCATCCGGACGCCGACGACCCTGTGTGGCGCGTCCCGCCGGGCGGCGAAAGGGATGCGTCGTGCCTTCGGCTT from Streptomyces sp. NBC_00258 includes:
- a CDS encoding transglycosylase family protein, giving the protein MAVRGRHRRYQPNRINRASLTVTVGGAGMAIPLIGTGVANAADVDTWNKVAACESTNNWKINTGNGYYGGLQFTQSTWEAYGGRAYAARADLASKDQQIAVAEKVLKGQGPGAWPTCSVRAGLTRGGDTPDINPSGTSAQKSKRTVRDVQPQTTPQSQAGTAEMYTVVRGDTLSGIAGAREVPGGWRQLYDANRRTVGADPDMIVPGQRLSLKPKASPGAGAASDTSEKTARKPKEKAKAKVEEKSEKKTQSTTRGLTAPVSAGTGTPYHAAGSSWSKGYHTGVDFPVPTGTSVKSVGAGSIVTAGWGGSFGYQVVIRHGDGRYTQYAHLSAISVKAGQSVVSGQRIGRSGSTGNSSGPHLHFEVRTGPGFGSDVDPVAYLRAGGVTI
- the gndA gene encoding NADP-dependent phosphogluconate dehydrogenase, with translation MSTSAQIGVTGLAVMGRNLARNFARNGYAVALHNRTAARTHALVEEFGSEGTFVATETAKEFVAALERPRRLVIMVKAGEPTDAVIQEFAPLLEPGDMIIDGGNAHFADTRRRERELREQGIHFVGAGISGGEEGALHGPSIMPGGPVESYESLGPMLEKISAKAADGAPCVTHVGPDGAGHFVKMVHNGIEYADMQLIGEAYQLLRDVAGYSPAQIADIFRTWNTGRLDSYLIEITAEVLSHVDAATGKAFVDVVQDQAEQKGTGRWTVQIALDLGVPVSGIAEAVFARSLSGHTELREASRGLAGPKATALSEAEAAAFADRVEQALYASKIVSYTQGFHEIAAGSAEYDWNVDLGAVSAIWRGGCIIRAAFLDRIRAAYDTRADLPSLLADETFAQEIAAAQDDWRAVLVSAVQQGVPTPGFAAALAYYDALRAERLPAALTQGQRDFFGAHTYRRTDREGSFHTLWGGDRSEVAG
- a CDS encoding phosphotransferase family protein, with protein sequence MSNHYEAVAVRPLTRAWVGRHLEAGEQIVRTEALHGGITSDMRRLTVGTRDGGTRDLVLRSFVDPFYVEHAGDWLNREAGALTLLTGTGVPAPGLVAVDPTAAHCEYPSLLMTHLEGRTVLDDEGLEARVPLLARQLVAIHALRPRPAERPREYVTLTTADTVVTPKGADAAAWAAAIDVIRKPAPPCEGRFLHRDFHPGNVLFYVPHPSPAGARITGVVDWAATSWGPADLDVAHCSTNLALLHGPAWGLRFAEAYEDAGGVPAAVASERLYWRVRDALAFSEEVQSVSQPWRETGRTELTTRAVEERLDAYVTALMDALA
- a CDS encoding aspartate/glutamate racemase family protein, which gives rise to MGPLALLHTSPVHIPVFDTLREEDHPSLELRHFVSEELLERAREEGPEAVTGQVRAMLDRAVADGAVAVLCTCSTIGAVAEAARPGVPVLRVDRPMAAAAVAAGPRVVVLATVESTLGPTVALVEEEAARAGSPVDVRTLLAADAWDHFAAGDFDAYARAVASAADSVTDADAIVLAQASMTPAQQLTTTAVPVLSSPRPGLAAGAAAAGGA
- a CDS encoding GNAT family N-acetyltransferase, which encodes MSETAIRDDRAAGRLEAYAGDEVVGHIEYFVLESPGRALVPVHTIVEPAHEGKGIAGSLARELYAVSAREGVPVAPLCPYVVKWAERHPDEAPAADPELLSAAKAWLAAHPGRF
- the panD gene encoding aspartate 1-decarboxylase codes for the protein MLRTMFKSKIHRATVTQADLHYVGSVTIDADLLDAADLLPGELVHIVDIDNGARLETYVIEGERGSGVIGINGAAAHLVHPGDLVIIISYAQVSDAEARSLRPRVVHVDAGNRIVALGADPSEPVPGSDQERSPRAVSA